One window of Xanthomonas sp. 10-10 genomic DNA carries:
- a CDS encoding MFS transporter, protein MTVDSASHPPLPRRLVLLMAAATGLAVASNYYAQPLLETLAQAFTIPVRSAGAVVTAAQLAYAAGLLLLVPLGDRLERRSLIVGLFVLSALGLLISASSHSFAVLLVGTIVTGASSVAAQILVPFAATLAAPHERGRVIGTVMSGLLLGILLARTAAGVLAGVGGWHTVYWIASGLLLVTAWLLWRGLPRHPGNAQLSYPQLVGSVLTLMRDDAVLRSRAVLGGLIFAGFSMFWTTLAFLLSGPAYGYGTAVIGLFGLIGAAGALAANRSGHWSDHGHGDRVSWGGLAMLLLSWGLLAFAPQSIALLIVGVLLLDIAVQGVHIANQSVIYQRNPNARNRITSAYITCYFIGGAVGSTLGTAAYAQAGWNGVVMGGAVLAVAALGWVGWSVSRHTWK, encoded by the coding sequence ATGACTGTCGACTCCGCCTCCCACCCGCCCTTGCCGCGCCGTCTGGTGCTGCTGATGGCGGCCGCCACCGGGCTGGCGGTAGCGAGCAACTACTATGCCCAGCCCCTGCTGGAAACGCTGGCGCAGGCCTTCACGATCCCGGTGCGCAGCGCCGGGGCAGTGGTGACCGCGGCGCAGCTGGCCTATGCGGCCGGTTTGCTGTTGCTGGTGCCGCTGGGCGACCGGCTGGAGCGGCGCAGCCTGATCGTGGGGCTGTTCGTGCTCAGCGCGCTGGGCCTGCTGATCAGCGCGAGCTCGCACAGCTTCGCGGTGTTGCTGGTGGGCACCATTGTCACTGGCGCCAGTTCGGTGGCGGCGCAGATCCTGGTGCCGTTCGCCGCGACCCTGGCCGCCCCGCACGAACGCGGGCGGGTGATCGGCACGGTGATGAGCGGTTTGCTGCTGGGCATCCTGCTGGCACGCACCGCCGCCGGGGTGCTGGCCGGTGTTGGCGGCTGGCATACGGTGTACTGGATCGCATCAGGTTTATTGCTGGTCACGGCCTGGCTGTTGTGGCGCGGGCTGCCGCGGCATCCGGGCAATGCGCAGCTGTCGTATCCGCAGCTGGTGGGCTCGGTGCTGACGCTGATGCGCGACGATGCGGTGCTGCGGTCGCGCGCGGTGCTGGGTGGGCTGATCTTTGCCGGCTTCAGCATGTTCTGGACCACGCTGGCGTTCCTGTTGTCCGGGCCTGCGTATGGCTATGGCACGGCGGTGATCGGGCTGTTCGGCCTGATCGGTGCGGCCGGCGCGCTGGCGGCCAATCGCTCGGGTCATTGGTCCGATCACGGGCATGGCGATCGGGTCAGCTGGGGCGGGTTGGCGATGCTGCTGCTGTCGTGGGGATTGCTGGCATTTGCGCCGCAGTCGATCGCGCTGCTGATCGTCGGCGTGCTGCTGCTGGATATCGCGGTGCAAGGCGTACATATCGCCAACCAGAGCGTGATCTATCAGCGCAATCCCAACGCGCGCAATCGCATTACCTCGGCCTACATCACCTGCTACTTCATCGGTGGTGCGGTGGGCTCGACACTGGGCACTGCGGCGTATGCGCAGGCCGGCTGGAACGGCGTGGTGATGGGTGGGGCGGTGCTGGCGGTGGCCGCATTGGGCTGGGTGGGGTGGAGCGTGTCGCGTCATACCTGGAAGTAA
- a CDS encoding MFS transporter, producing MSGHSQFALLRQRRFLPFFAVQALGAFNDNVYRQAIIGLLFYLGIDAAQRTLYTNLAPALFILPYFLFSALAGQIAEKLEKQKLIVITTTMEIAIMSLAAVGFVTENMAILLIALFCTGLQSTLFGPVKYSILPSVLKPEELTGGNGLVEMGTSISILCGMIFGGLIFQIAGSHGPEAAATAVIAIAVTGNLVARLVPRVDAGAPELKINWNPIPESRAIMRLTRRTPAVRNSVLGVSWFWFVGTVLTAQLPTYAQLNLGGQQDLYVFALALFSIGTGVGSLLCERLSGRTVEIGLVPLGAFGISAFLLDLYFARPGAAPVSGLSIGQFVQQAGSLRLIIDLVGIGLFTGLFVVPLFALIQSRTPKAELSRVIAGLNIQNSLFIVAAAIIGIALQLPQVVLFGHRIPMPGLSIPQVFLALAIANTLVALWIFTLVPEFLMRFLSWVLVSVLYRLRARDIDTHVPDDGAALLVCNHVSYMDALILSAVIPRPVRFVMYYKIFRIPVMRWIFRTAKAIPIAGAREDPALMQQAFDRIDAALADGELVCIFPEGALTKDGEIAAFKSGVEKILRRRKVPVIPMALRGMWSSMWSRRDTRRGRMRVPRRMRAQIEVVAGPAIAGDQATAALLEQQVRALREDRP from the coding sequence ATGTCCGGTCACAGTCAGTTCGCCCTGCTCAGGCAGCGCCGCTTCTTGCCGTTCTTCGCTGTCCAGGCACTGGGCGCGTTCAACGACAACGTCTATCGGCAGGCCATCATCGGCCTGTTGTTCTATCTCGGCATCGATGCGGCGCAGCGCACGCTGTACACCAATCTGGCGCCGGCATTGTTCATCCTGCCGTACTTCCTGTTCTCCGCGCTGGCCGGCCAGATCGCCGAAAAACTGGAGAAGCAGAAGCTCATCGTGATCACCACCACGATGGAGATCGCCATCATGTCGCTGGCGGCGGTGGGCTTTGTCACCGAGAACATGGCGATCCTGCTGATTGCGCTGTTCTGCACCGGCCTGCAGTCCACGCTGTTCGGGCCGGTGAAGTATTCGATCCTGCCTTCGGTGCTCAAGCCCGAGGAACTCACCGGCGGCAACGGCCTGGTCGAGATGGGCACCTCGATCTCGATCCTGTGCGGCATGATCTTCGGCGGGCTGATCTTCCAGATCGCCGGCAGCCACGGCCCGGAGGCCGCAGCCACCGCGGTCATTGCCATTGCCGTCACCGGCAACCTGGTGGCGCGGCTGGTGCCCAGGGTCGATGCCGGCGCACCCGAGCTAAAGATCAACTGGAACCCCATCCCCGAATCGCGCGCCATCATGCGCCTGACCCGGCGCACGCCGGCGGTGCGCAACTCGGTGCTGGGCGTGTCGTGGTTCTGGTTCGTCGGCACCGTGCTCACCGCGCAGCTGCCCACCTACGCGCAGCTCAACCTCGGCGGCCAGCAGGACCTGTACGTGTTCGCGCTGGCGCTGTTTTCGATCGGCACCGGCGTCGGCTCGCTGCTGTGCGAACGGCTGTCCGGACGCACCGTGGAAATCGGCCTGGTGCCGCTGGGCGCGTTCGGCATCAGCGCCTTCCTGCTGGACCTGTATTTCGCCCGCCCCGGTGCCGCGCCGGTGAGCGGCCTGTCGATCGGCCAGTTCGTGCAGCAGGCCGGCAGCCTGCGGCTGATCATCGATCTGGTCGGCATCGGCCTGTTCACCGGTCTGTTCGTGGTGCCGTTGTTCGCGCTGATCCAGAGCCGCACGCCCAAGGCCGAACTCTCGCGCGTCATCGCCGGGCTCAACATCCAGAATTCGTTGTTCATCGTGGCCGCCGCCATCATCGGCATCGCACTGCAGCTGCCGCAGGTGGTGCTGTTCGGGCACCGCATTCCGATGCCGGGGCTGAGCATTCCGCAGGTGTTCCTGGCGCTGGCCATCGCCAACACGTTGGTGGCGCTGTGGATCTTCACCCTGGTGCCCGAGTTTTTGATGCGCTTTCTCAGCTGGGTGCTGGTGAGCGTGCTGTATCGCCTGCGCGCGCGCGATATCGACACCCACGTGCCCGACGACGGCGCCGCGTTGCTGGTGTGTAACCACGTCAGTTACATGGACGCGCTGATCCTGTCGGCAGTGATCCCGCGCCCGGTGCGCTTTGTCATGTACTACAAGATCTTCCGCATCCCGGTGATGCGCTGGATCTTCCGCACCGCCAAGGCGATCCCGATCGCCGGCGCGCGCGAAGACCCGGCACTGATGCAGCAGGCCTTCGACCGCATCGATGCCGCGCTGGCCGATGGCGAACTGGTCTGCATCTTCCCCGAAGGCGCGTTGACCAAAGATGGCGAGATTGCCGCGTTCAAATCCGGTGTCGAAAAGATCCTGCGGCGGCGCAAGGTGCCGGTGATTCCGATGGCGCTGCGTGGCATGTGGTCGAGCATGTGGAGCCGGCGCGACACACGCCGGGGACGCATGCGGGTGCCGCGCCGGATGCGCGCGCAGATCGAAGTGGTGGCCGGCCCCGCCATTGCCGGCGACCAGGCCACTGCCGCATTGCTCGAACAGCAGGTCCGCGCACTGCGCGAGGACCGACCATGA
- the yccS gene encoding YccS family putative transporter produces MATTSFETRLSRLWAHEKASYGLRVFIALAVAMGVCWHWQQLTAVPALFLGAIASAIAETDDNWLGRIKSVLLSLLCFAAAAASVVLLFPYPLAFVTGMAVATFSLTLLGALGERYASIAQATVALSIYAMIGMDQHGSHDPLVAWHGAALLLIGATWYGVLSILWTILFANRPVRERLSRLFFELGRYLKLKADLFEPVRQSDLHARRLALAEQNAKVVGALNAAKTAIISRFGRSGRPGVQSGLYFRLYYMAQEFHERASSSHYPYEALTDAFFHSDVLYRCQRLLALQGKACAALGEAIRLRQPFDYGDNSRLATEDLRQSLDYLHARADPALARLLGALELLVTNLQSIERKLSEAAQSDSTSDNLDTRLRDSSPHTLREMAARLGQQLTPGSVLFRHGLRMAIALVAGYAIMQSIHADNGYWILLTTAFVCRPNYGATRLRLVQRIAGTLIGLVATWALMQLFPGTEVQLLLALAAALIFFITRTDRYMLATAGITVMALFCFNLLGDGFVLIWPRLIDTLIGCAIAAAASFLILPDWQGRRLNQVMATVLASCARYLTQVLEQYASGMRDDLPYRIARRDMHNADAALSVALSNMLREPGRYRRNLDAGFRFLALSNTLLGYLSALGAHRAALDGEHDSRIAQAGDYLQRALGDIAAALSQRQPLPAHEESEELAMAEALEQHAVQLPPKQRLVRDQLALTLRLLPKLRAAALAVTDAPAESAARLAVGTR; encoded by the coding sequence GTGGCCACCACTTCCTTCGAAACCCGCCTCAGCCGCCTGTGGGCCCATGAAAAGGCCAGCTATGGCCTGCGCGTGTTCATCGCGCTGGCGGTGGCGATGGGCGTGTGCTGGCACTGGCAGCAGCTCACCGCGGTGCCGGCGCTGTTCCTGGGTGCGATCGCCAGCGCCATCGCCGAGACCGACGACAACTGGCTGGGCCGCATCAAGTCGGTGCTGCTGTCCTTGCTGTGTTTCGCCGCCGCTGCCGCGTCGGTGGTGCTGCTGTTTCCGTATCCGCTGGCGTTCGTGACCGGCATGGCGGTGGCAACCTTCTCGCTGACCCTGCTTGGCGCGCTGGGCGAGCGCTACGCCTCGATCGCACAGGCCACCGTGGCCTTGTCGATCTACGCCATGATCGGCATGGACCAGCACGGCAGCCACGATCCGCTGGTGGCCTGGCACGGCGCGGCGTTGCTGCTGATCGGCGCCACCTGGTACGGCGTGCTGTCGATCCTGTGGACCATCCTGTTCGCCAATCGCCCGGTACGCGAGCGGCTGTCGCGGCTGTTCTTCGAACTGGGCCGCTATCTCAAGCTCAAGGCCGACCTGTTCGAACCGGTACGGCAAAGCGACCTGCATGCGCGCCGGCTGGCGCTGGCCGAACAGAACGCCAAGGTGGTCGGCGCACTCAATGCCGCCAAGACCGCGATCATCAGCCGCTTCGGCCGCTCGGGGCGGCCGGGCGTGCAATCGGGCCTGTATTTCCGGCTGTACTACATGGCGCAGGAATTCCACGAGCGCGCCAGTTCTTCGCACTACCCCTACGAAGCGCTGACCGATGCGTTCTTCCACAGCGATGTGCTGTATCGCTGCCAGCGCCTGCTCGCTTTGCAGGGCAAGGCCTGCGCCGCCTTGGGCGAGGCGATCCGGCTGCGCCAGCCGTTCGACTATGGCGACAACAGCCGCCTGGCCACCGAAGACCTGCGGCAATCGCTGGACTATCTGCACGCGCGTGCCGACCCCGCCCTGGCGCGCCTGCTCGGCGCGCTGGAATTGCTGGTGACCAACCTGCAGAGCATCGAACGCAAGCTGTCGGAAGCGGCGCAATCCGACTCCACCAGCGACAACCTCGACACCCGCCTGCGCGATTCCTCGCCGCACACCCTGCGCGAGATGGCCGCGCGGCTTGGCCAGCAACTCACGCCCGGCTCGGTGCTGTTCCGCCATGGCCTGCGCATGGCCATCGCACTGGTGGCCGGCTACGCCATCATGCAGTCCATCCATGCCGACAACGGCTACTGGATCCTGCTCACTACCGCCTTCGTGTGCCGGCCCAATTACGGCGCCACCCGCCTGCGGCTGGTACAGCGCATCGCCGGCACCTTGATCGGCCTGGTCGCCACCTGGGCGCTGATGCAGCTGTTCCCCGGCACCGAAGTGCAACTGCTGCTGGCGCTGGCCGCTGCGCTGATCTTCTTCATCACCCGCACCGATCGCTACATGCTGGCCACCGCCGGCATCACCGTGATGGCGCTGTTCTGCTTCAACCTGCTCGGCGATGGCTTCGTGCTGATCTGGCCGCGCCTGATCGACACGCTGATCGGTTGCGCGATCGCCGCAGCCGCCTCGTTCCTGATCCTGCCGGACTGGCAGGGTCGCCGCCTCAACCAGGTGATGGCCACGGTGCTGGCCAGCTGCGCGCGCTACCTGACCCAGGTGCTGGAGCAATACGCCAGCGGCATGCGCGACGACCTGCCCTACCGCATCGCGCGCCGCGACATGCATAACGCTGACGCCGCCTTATCGGTGGCGCTGTCCAACATGCTGCGCGAACCGGGCCGCTATCGGCGCAACCTGGATGCGGGCTTCCGCTTCCTGGCGCTGTCCAACACCTTGCTCGGCTATCTGTCCGCGCTCGGCGCGCACCGCGCCGCGCTCGATGGCGAACACGATTCCCGCATTGCGCAGGCCGGCGACTATCTGCAGCGCGCGCTGGGCGACATCGCTGCCGCACTGAGCCAACGTCAGCCACTGCCGGCGCATGAAGAAAGCGAAGAACTGGCCATGGCCGAGGCGCTGGAGCAGCATGCCGTGCAGCTGCCGCCCAAGCAGCGTCTGGTGCGCGACCAGCTCGCACTCACCCTGCGCCTGCTGCCCAAGCTACGCGCCGCTGCGCTTGCGGTGACCGACGCGCCGGCCGAGAGTGCGGCGCGCCTGGCGGTGGGCACGCGCTAG
- a CDS encoding LysR family transcriptional regulator, whose translation MLTLRQLEFAVAVADEGGFTAAARRCNTVQSALSHQVAKIEETLGARLFERGTRRVRPTAAGDVFLHNARQTLRAAERLHEEMAQALGTVRGRLTLGQISSLSTVQVPTLLRAFRSAHARVDVHLRTAMSEALLHDLGEGRLDVALVGVGPQVALPEQRLLLHEEPLALIVAPGHRFAARKRVALAELDDEPMAGLIAGAGVRGIVDAAFDQAGLRQRRQYEVTHADLMRELVAADLGVGIVPQTMAAAMREVVTVALKERFGFLTYAVWRPDPTPAARAFVALLRAQAAQRAPSPGRSR comes from the coding sequence ATGCTGACCCTGCGCCAACTGGAATTCGCCGTGGCCGTGGCCGACGAAGGCGGCTTCACCGCCGCCGCCCGTCGCTGCAACACCGTGCAATCGGCGCTCAGCCACCAGGTTGCCAAGATCGAGGAAACCCTCGGTGCGCGCCTGTTCGAACGCGGCACCCGCCGGGTACGGCCTACCGCAGCCGGCGACGTCTTCCTGCACAACGCCCGCCAGACCCTGCGCGCAGCCGAGCGCCTGCACGAGGAAATGGCCCAGGCACTGGGTACCGTGCGCGGCCGGCTCACGCTTGGGCAGATTTCCTCACTGAGCACGGTGCAGGTGCCGACGCTGTTGCGCGCGTTTCGCAGTGCGCATGCGCGGGTGGACGTGCACTTGCGCACCGCCATGAGCGAGGCCTTGCTGCACGACCTGGGCGAAGGCCGCCTGGATGTGGCCCTGGTCGGCGTCGGCCCGCAGGTCGCGCTGCCGGAGCAGCGTCTGCTCCTGCACGAAGAACCGCTCGCCCTGATCGTCGCCCCCGGCCATCGCTTCGCCGCGCGCAAGCGGGTGGCGCTGGCCGAGCTGGACGATGAGCCCATGGCCGGGTTGATTGCCGGTGCCGGGGTGCGCGGCATCGTCGACGCGGCCTTCGACCAGGCCGGGCTGCGACAGCGCCGGCAATACGAAGTCACCCACGCCGATCTGATGCGCGAGCTGGTGGCCGCCGACCTGGGCGTGGGCATCGTGCCGCAGACCATGGCCGCGGCCATGCGCGAGGTGGTGACGGTTGCGCTGAAGGAGCGCTTCGGTTTCTTGACCTACGCGGTATGGCGCCCCGACCCCACCCCGGCCGCACGCGCGTTCGTGGCACTGCTGCGTGCCCAGGCAGCGCAGCGTGCGCCATCGCCTGGCCGGTCGCGCTAG
- the purD gene encoding phosphoribosylamine--glycine ligase, with translation MKILVIGSGGREHALAWKIAQSARVSEVLVAPGNAGTASEAKCRNVAIKVDDLDGLLALAQREAVALTVVGPEVPLVLGVVDRFHALGLRIFGPTAKAAQLEGSKAFAKDFLARHGIPTAYYAVHTEVDAALAYVREKGAPIVVKADGLAAGKGVIVAMTLAEAEDAVRDMLSGNAFGDAGARVVIEEFLDGEEASFISMVDGKHALPMATSQDHKRVGDGDTGPNTGGMGAYSPAPVVTPEVHARVMREVVEPTVQGMIADGVPFTGFLYAGLMIDAHGAPKVIEFNVRFGDPETQPVMLRLQSDLVDLVEAAIDGTLDRAQAHWDPRPSLGVVIAAKPYPETPVTGEVIHGLDAVPASAKVFHAGTALNADGQVLSAGGRVLCVAALGDSVQDAQRAAYAGLQPIHWPNAFQRSDIGWRAIARERQAQG, from the coding sequence TTGAAAATCCTTGTCATCGGCTCCGGCGGCCGCGAACACGCCCTGGCCTGGAAGATCGCGCAGTCAGCGCGCGTGAGCGAGGTACTGGTGGCGCCGGGCAATGCCGGCACCGCCAGCGAGGCCAAGTGCCGCAATGTCGCGATCAAGGTCGACGATCTGGACGGCCTGCTTGCGCTGGCGCAGCGCGAAGCCGTCGCGCTGACCGTGGTCGGCCCGGAAGTGCCGCTGGTGCTGGGCGTGGTCGACCGTTTCCACGCGCTGGGCCTGCGCATCTTCGGGCCCACCGCCAAGGCCGCGCAGCTGGAAGGCAGCAAGGCCTTCGCCAAGGATTTTCTCGCGCGTCATGGCATCCCGACCGCGTATTACGCGGTGCACACCGAGGTGGACGCCGCGCTCGCGTATGTGCGCGAGAAAGGCGCGCCGATCGTGGTCAAGGCCGATGGCCTGGCCGCCGGCAAGGGCGTGATCGTGGCGATGACGCTGGCCGAGGCCGAAGACGCGGTGCGCGACATGCTCTCGGGCAATGCGTTTGGCGATGCTGGCGCACGCGTGGTGATCGAGGAGTTTCTCGATGGCGAAGAAGCCAGCTTCATCTCGATGGTGGACGGCAAACACGCCTTGCCGATGGCCACCAGCCAGGACCACAAGCGCGTCGGCGATGGCGACACCGGCCCCAACACCGGCGGCATGGGCGCGTACTCGCCGGCCCCGGTGGTGACGCCGGAAGTGCATGCACGCGTCATGCGCGAGGTGGTCGAGCCGACCGTGCAGGGCATGATCGCCGACGGCGTGCCGTTCACCGGGTTTCTGTATGCCGGACTGATGATCGACGCGCACGGCGCACCGAAGGTGATCGAGTTCAACGTGCGCTTCGGCGACCCGGAAACCCAGCCGGTGATGCTGCGCCTGCAGTCGGATCTGGTGGATCTGGTCGAAGCGGCCATCGACGGCACGCTGGACCGCGCGCAAGCGCACTGGGACCCGCGCCCGTCGCTGGGTGTGGTGATCGCGGCCAAACCGTATCCGGAGACGCCGGTCACCGGCGAGGTCATCCATGGCCTGGACGCGGTGCCCGCCAGCGCCAAGGTCTTCCACGCCGGGACCGCATTGAATGCCGACGGCCAGGTGCTCAGCGCCGGGGGCCGCGTGCTGTGCGTGGCCGCGCTCGGCGACAGCGTGCAGGACGCACAGCGCGCCGCCTATGCTGGCCTGCAACCGATCCATTGGCCCAACGCCTTTCAGCGCAGCGACATCGGCTGGCGTGCGATTGCGCGCGAACGGCAGGCGCAGGGCTAA
- a CDS encoding CDP-alcohol phosphatidyltransferase family protein, with protein MASIYALKGRFQDLLRPMVGALYRGGITANQVTLIAAAVSLMVAAVVYRAGANWPLLYLLLPVWMLLRMALNAVDGMLAREFGQQSRLGAYLNELCDVVADAALYLSLLGVPGVGAHWLWLFALLAALTEYAGVLGLMVGAGRRYDGPMGKSDRAFVIGVVGLGLACGLLGARGVTWVAIALGLACGATVWRRVRAGLAEAAAR; from the coding sequence ATGGCCTCGATTTATGCTCTGAAGGGACGCTTCCAGGACCTGCTGCGGCCCATGGTTGGCGCACTCTACCGCGGCGGCATCACCGCCAACCAGGTGACGCTCATCGCCGCAGCGGTGTCGTTGATGGTGGCTGCGGTGGTCTACCGCGCCGGCGCCAACTGGCCGCTGCTGTATCTGTTGCTGCCGGTGTGGATGCTGCTGCGCATGGCGCTCAATGCGGTCGATGGCATGTTGGCGCGCGAGTTCGGCCAGCAATCGCGCCTGGGTGCCTACCTCAACGAGCTGTGCGACGTGGTGGCCGATGCGGCGCTATACCTGAGCCTGCTCGGTGTGCCCGGCGTGGGCGCGCACTGGCTGTGGCTGTTTGCGCTGCTGGCGGCGCTGACCGAATACGCCGGCGTGCTCGGGCTGATGGTCGGTGCCGGTCGGCGCTACGACGGGCCGATGGGCAAGAGCGACCGCGCCTTCGTGATCGGCGTGGTGGGCCTTGGCCTGGCCTGCGGGCTGCTGGGTGCGCGCGGGGTGACCTGGGTCGCCATTGCCTTGGGCCTTGCCTGCGGCGCCACGGTGTGGCGGCGGGTACGCGCCGGGCTGGCCGAGGCGGCGGCGCGCTGA
- the purH gene encoding bifunctional phosphoribosylaminoimidazolecarboxamide formyltransferase/IMP cyclohydrolase, whose product MASDFLPVRRALLSVSDKTGLIDLARALVARKVELLSTGGTAKAIRDAGLPVTDVADLTGFPEMMDGRVKTLHPLVHGGLLGRAGVDEAVMAEHGIAPIDLLVLNLYPFESVTVKTDCTLADAVENIDIGGPAMLRSAAKNFARVAVATDPSQYADLLAELEANDGQLSAAKRFALSVAAFNRVAQYDAAISNYLSAVADSTETVPTRSPFPAQINSNFIKVMDLRYGENPHQSGAFYRDLYPVPGTLATFQQLQGKELSYNNLADADAAWECVRQFDAPACVIVKHANPCGVAVGAACGDAYELAYATDPTSAFGGILAFNKTLDAATAKAILDRQFVEVLIAPDYEAGALEYATKKANVRVLKIPHGNGLNNYDTKRIGSGLLMQSADNRGMSLGELSVVTQRAPSDAELGDLLFAWRVAKYVKSNAIVYAKDSRTIGVGAGQMSRVVSAKIAALKAEEARLTVAGSVMASDAFFPFRDGIDAAAAAGIKAVIQPGGSMRDGEVIAAADEHGIAMVFTGVRHFRH is encoded by the coding sequence ATGGCCTCCGATTTCCTGCCCGTGCGCCGGGCCCTGCTCTCCGTTTCCGACAAGACCGGCCTGATCGACCTGGCCCGCGCGCTGGTGGCGCGCAAGGTCGAGCTGCTGTCCACCGGCGGCACCGCCAAGGCGATCCGCGACGCCGGCCTGCCGGTCACCGACGTCGCCGACCTGACCGGTTTCCCGGAAATGATGGACGGCCGCGTCAAGACCCTGCACCCGCTGGTGCACGGCGGCCTGCTCGGCCGCGCCGGTGTCGATGAGGCGGTGATGGCCGAACACGGCATCGCGCCGATCGATCTGCTGGTGCTCAACCTGTATCCGTTCGAGTCGGTCACCGTCAAGACCGATTGCACGCTGGCCGATGCGGTGGAAAACATCGACATCGGTGGGCCGGCAATGCTGCGCAGCGCAGCCAAGAACTTCGCGCGCGTGGCGGTGGCCACCGACCCGTCGCAATACGCCGACCTGCTCGCAGAGCTGGAAGCCAACGACGGCCAGCTGTCGGCCGCCAAGCGCTTTGCGCTGTCGGTGGCTGCGTTCAACCGCGTGGCGCAATACGATGCGGCGATCAGCAACTATCTGTCGGCAGTGGCCGACAGCACGGAAACCGTGCCCACGCGCAGCCCGTTTCCGGCGCAGATCAATTCCAACTTCATCAAGGTCATGGACCTGCGCTACGGCGAGAATCCGCACCAATCCGGCGCGTTCTACCGCGACCTGTACCCGGTGCCGGGCACCCTGGCCACCTTTCAGCAGCTGCAGGGCAAGGAACTGAGCTACAACAACCTGGCCGATGCCGATGCGGCATGGGAATGCGTGCGTCAGTTCGATGCGCCGGCCTGCGTGATCGTCAAGCACGCCAACCCCTGCGGCGTGGCGGTGGGCGCGGCCTGCGGCGATGCCTACGAGCTGGCCTATGCCACCGACCCCACCAGCGCCTTCGGCGGCATCCTGGCCTTCAACAAGACGCTGGATGCGGCCACCGCAAAAGCCATTCTGGATCGCCAGTTCGTCGAGGTATTGATCGCCCCCGACTACGAAGCCGGCGCGCTGGAATACGCCACCAAGAAGGCCAATGTACGCGTGCTCAAGATTCCGCACGGCAATGGCTTGAACAACTACGACACCAAGCGCATTGGCTCTGGCCTGCTGATGCAGTCGGCCGACAACCGCGGCATGTCGCTGGGCGAATTGAGCGTGGTCACCCAGCGCGCGCCCAGCGACGCGGAACTGGGCGATCTGCTGTTCGCCTGGCGCGTAGCCAAGTACGTCAAATCCAACGCGATTGTCTACGCCAAGGACAGCCGCACCATTGGCGTGGGCGCCGGGCAGATGAGCCGCGTGGTCAGCGCCAAGATCGCCGCGCTCAAGGCCGAAGAAGCCAGGCTCACGGTGGCCGGCTCGGTGATGGCCTCGGATGCGTTCTTCCCGTTTCGCGACGGCATCGATGCCGCCGCCGCTGCCGGCATCAAGGCGGTGATCCAGCCCGGCGGCTCGATGCGCGACGGCGAAGTGATCGCCGCCGCCGACGAACACGGTATCGCCATGGTGTTCACCGGCGTGCGGCATTTCCGTCACTGA